CAAAGATGAAATCGGCTAAATTCACCTACGGTGAGCTAAATGTGTTGACGCACGCTAAATTACTTCGTAGCTAAATTGACCTTTGGTAAGCTATAAGGTGAATTTAATTTAGCTGTTTTTATAGAAACAATTAATTTAAAAATGGAGTGATAAATATGGACTTAGATATAATATGGAATTTTTTATTTGAACTGTTTGCTTCTTTGGGAACGAAAATTTTATCATCACTTATTGTTCTGATTATAGGGCTAAAAGTTATAAAATGGCTGAAAAAATGGCTTAAAACTTCAAGTCGATTAGATAAACTTGATGATGGGATAAGAACATTTTTATCAAGTTTTTCAAGTATTGCATTGTATATTGTTCTTTTTATAACGATTGCAATGATGATGGGAATTCCTACAACATCATTTATCACAGCACTTGCGTCCTGTGGTGTTGCAATAGGTCTTGCAATGCAGGGGTCTTTAAGCAATTTTGCAGGCGGAATAATGATTTTATTATTTAAACCTTTTAAAGTCGGGGATTACATTGATGTGGGAGGAAACGCAGGAACAGTTTCGGAAATAACTGTTGTTTACACTGTTATCACAACCCCTGATAATAAAGTCATAACAATCCCTAACGGAACTTTATCAAACTCAGTTATAGAAAATTACAGCGCTAAAGATTTAAGGCGTGTAGACTTAACTTTTGATACATCTTACACCTCTGATGTGGATAAAGTGAAAAATGTTTTGTCAGGAGTTGTTAACGCTCATAATCTTGTTTTAAAGGATCCTGAACCTTTTGTAAGATTATCTTCACATAATGAAAGTGCTCTTACTTATACAGTTCGTGTATGGTGTAAGGCTGAGGATTACTGGGCTGTTAATTTTGATTTGCTTGAACAGGTTAAAAAGAAATTTGATGAAGAAAATATTGAAATTCCTTTCCCACAGGTTGATGTTCACGTAAAAAATTAATTTTTAAAATAGGATTTTCATATACTTTAGATGTATTGGAAAATAGGCGCAAAAAGGGCAGTCCCTTTTTTAGTCCATCGGATAGGAGATGAGGTTTATGTTAGAAATTGTAATCTGGTCAGTTGCAGTAGTTGTTTTCTTAATTACTGAGGCTTTGACTTCTTCGCTTACAAGTATATGGTTTGCAGGAGGCGCTTTTTTCGCTCTTATTGCAAAAATTCTTGGCGCGGGGGCGTGGGCGCAAATAGTAGTATTCTTAACAGTTTCTATACTTTGTGTTATTTTTGTTAAAAAGTTTTATCATAAAAATGAAGAGGAGAATAAAAATCCTACAAACTCTGACAGGCTTATAGGTCAGAAAGTTCTGATTTTGGAAGATGTTGATAATTCCAAAAATCAGGGAACTGCTATAGTAAATGACGTTTCCTGGAAAGTAAAAAGTGAAAACGGAGAAGAAATTTTAAAAGGCTCAACCGCTACTGTTTTAAAAATTGAAGGTGTCAAACTTATTGTGAAAGGAGAATAAATATGGAATTTATCATTGTATTATTACTTGCAATTATTGTTGTGTTACTTGTCGGGAACGTTAAAATTGTTCCTCAGGCGTATGCTTATGTTATTGAAAGATTTGGTGGTTATTATACAACCTGGTCGGTAGGTCTTCATATAAAAGTGCCTTTTATTGACAGGATTTCAAAAAAAGTTAATTTGAAAGAAAGAGTTGTGGATTTTCCACCTCAGCCTGTTATCACAAAAGATAATGTTACAATGCAGATTGATACTGTTGTATACTTTCAGATTACCGACCCCAAACTTTACACTTATGGTGTTGAACAGCCTATGATGGCTATTGAAAACCTTACTGCAACAACCTTAAGAAACATAATCGGGGACTTGGAACTTGATGAAACATTAACATCAAGAGATACGGTTAATACTAAAATGCGTTCAATATTAGATGAAGCGACAGACCCTTGGGGAATTAAAATAAACAGGGTTGAACTTAAAAACATTATTCCGCCTAAAGAAATTCAGAATGCGATGGAAAAGCAAATGAAAGCAGAACGTGAAAGAAGAGAAGCAATTCTTATTGCAGAGGGGGAAAAGAAATCTGCAGTTTTGCGCGCAGAAGGGGAAAAGGAATCTGCAATCCTTCGTGCTGAGGCAGTTAAGCAAACTGCAATAAAAGAAGCGGAAGGTCAGGCAGAAGCAATTTTAGCAGTGCAGACCGCTATCGCAGAAGGTATTAAGAAAATAAACGAATCCAATCCGTCAGATGCTTATGTTGCGATAAAAGCACTTGAAAGTTTTGAAAAAATAGCAGACGGAAATGCTACAAAGATTATTATACCATCTAAAATTCAGGAACTGGCAGGACTTGCTACAAGCGTTAAAGAACTGATGAAAGACTAACTAGATATTAAAGTAAATGACTCCCTCTAAGTTATATAGCGACTTGGAGGGAGTAAATTTTTTATGAAATTTTAAATAAAGTACTTTTAATTTGAAAATATATATGTTAAAATGATATTTGTAAGATTATGCATTTATCAGGTAGATTACGGAGATGAATTACAAATGAATTTTAAAAAGTTTGCAAAAATTGTATCACTTGTTCTTGTTATGTGTATAGTGCTTCTTATGGGAGTGTATACAGCAAGAATGTTTGTATATAAAACTAATGACGGTAAAGATGCCGGTACAACCAAAATATCGGGAAGCAGAGTTAACATTCTTGTTATGGCTACCGATAAAGGCGGAATGCTTACTGATACTATTATGTTTGCATCTTTAAATAAGAAAACAAATAAACTTAATATTATGTCTGTTCCGAGAGATACAAGAGTGAAACTCGGAAACAGTTTTGGTAAGATAAACTCTGCTTACGGCATGGGCAAAGAAGGTAAAAGGCAGGAACTTTCTATAGAAAAAGTTACTGAACTTATAGGAATGCCTGTTAACTATTATGTTGTTATAAATCCAAAAGCGTTCAGGAATATAATTGATATTCTGGGCGGGGTTGAAATTGATGTTCCTCAAAGAATGTATTATGTTGACCCTACTCAGGACTTAGTTATCGACTTATATCCGGGAAAACAGGTTTTAAATGGTGCAAAAGCAGAGCAGTTCTGCCGTTTCCGTTCAGGGTATGCATCGGCGGACTTAGGAAGAATAGATGCTCAGCAAATGTTCATAAAAGAACTTTTCAAACAAAAATTAAATCCTAAGTATTTAGGAAAAATTGATGAAATTTATGATGAAATTATAGAAAACATAGATACCAATATTGAAATCGGCGATGTGTTTACTTTCCTTCCTGTTGTAAAAGCGATGACAGGGGACAGTATGAATACTTTCAGACTTCCGGGCGAATCTGCTACAATTTCCAATATATCATATTATATTTGTGACAGAGAGGAAACCGATAAACTTGTAAATGAAGTCTTTTTGGCT
The DNA window shown above is from Oscillospiraceae bacterium and carries:
- a CDS encoding mechanosensitive ion channel; its protein translation is MDLDIIWNFLFELFASLGTKILSSLIVLIIGLKVIKWLKKWLKTSSRLDKLDDGIRTFLSSFSSIALYIVLFITIAMMMGIPTTSFITALASCGVAIGLAMQGSLSNFAGGIMILLFKPFKVGDYIDVGGNAGTVSEITVVYTVITTPDNKVITIPNGTLSNSVIENYSAKDLRRVDLTFDTSYTSDVDKVKNVLSGVVNAHNLVLKDPEPFVRLSSHNESALTYTVRVWCKAEDYWAVNFDLLEQVKKKFDEENIEIPFPQVDVHVKN
- a CDS encoding NfeD family protein encodes the protein MRFMLEIVIWSVAVVVFLITEALTSSLTSIWFAGGAFFALIAKILGAGAWAQIVVFLTVSILCVIFVKKFYHKNEEENKNPTNSDRLIGQKVLILEDVDNSKNQGTAIVNDVSWKVKSENGEEILKGSTATVLKIEGVKLIVKGE
- a CDS encoding SPFH/Band 7/PHB domain protein codes for the protein MEFIIVLLLAIIVVLLVGNVKIVPQAYAYVIERFGGYYTTWSVGLHIKVPFIDRISKKVNLKERVVDFPPQPVITKDNVTMQIDTVVYFQITDPKLYTYGVEQPMMAIENLTATTLRNIIGDLELDETLTSRDTVNTKMRSILDEATDPWGIKINRVELKNIIPPKEIQNAMEKQMKAERERREAILIAEGEKKSAVLRAEGEKESAILRAEAVKQTAIKEAEGQAEAILAVQTAIAEGIKKINESNPSDAYVAIKALESFEKIADGNATKIIIPSKIQELAGLATSVKELMKD
- a CDS encoding LytR family transcriptional regulator, translated to MIFVRLCIYQVDYGDELQMNFKKFAKIVSLVLVMCIVLLMGVYTARMFVYKTNDGKDAGTTKISGSRVNILVMATDKGGMLTDTIMFASLNKKTNKLNIMSVPRDTRVKLGNSFGKINSAYGMGKEGKRQELSIEKVTELIGMPVNYYVVINPKAFRNIIDILGGVEIDVPQRMYYVDPTQDLVIDLYPGKQVLNGAKAEQFCRFRSGYASADLGRIDAQQMFIKELFKQKLNPKYLGKIDEIYDEIIENIDTNIEIGDVFTFLPVVKAMTGDSMNTFRLPGESATISNISYYICDREETDKLVNEVFLADKLPEPTDKE